The window AGCTTGTATATAGGGTGCAGCACGCTGAGCTGTCGGTTGGCTGCGATTATGTATGGTTCCGTGCAGCAATGTGTTCGCAACCTGAAACAGATCACACGCTTTTGGTATCAGCTAAATTCGTTCAGAGTTGGTCCGCACAATCGTATATCTAATTGTTGGTTGACATCACGTGGTATAACTGGAAGCATACCAGTGGCTAACGACTTGGTGAACTCCCGAGTCATGAGCGAGCACATGAGCCTTGGCGAGCCGCCAGAGCCAGCAACCGGTGGCGTCAGATGTTGGTGTGAACACTTCCTTCCACTGTGGCTTTCCATCCATGGGCGGTCTAGTTAGCTCTATAGCAACGGGCCTTAGTGTGCCATCAGGGGTCAAGAAGAACAGCGTTCTTGATCCATAGAGTGTTGTGCCTTCGAGTTGTCTTACTTTGCTCACATATGGGAGTAGCAGATCATGGTAGTCCAGAACAAACAGCTTCTTCTGCTTTATCGCCTGCAAACCCGACCGATCCTGAGTTAATTAGTATAACCAGAAAGTATCATTCTTTCCCTGGGGTCTGCTGTACGTACTTCGTCTACTGTCATGAATCCTTTGATTTCCCGTTCGACGATCTCTGTGCTGATTGCTGAATCTGGCGGACCATAGACCGATGGGTCAAGTTTACTCTTCATGGGCCACTCCTGCATATAGTTTTATGCCAAGCTTCAGAAAGTCGACGAACAACATATTATGTAAAGTATCTGATTATCTATGAACCCGTATATCAATGTGATCATCAAGTTATTATTACCGTGACCAACTGTATGGTGTAAGGATTGATGCCGGCAAGTGTCTGTCGGCCAAATTCATCATCCCTGAACCAGAAGAAACTGTCTCCTGTACGGTCCAAAAACTTATTATCAGAAAACTACGGCCGATCATCGTACCAGACAAGACATAAGCCTACCCACCCCTCGGTCAGACCAAAGCCATAAAACCGGTTCTCCCACATCCTTGTATTATATAGTATAGAACGtgatcaattttttcttttaattaattttattatatgatatatatgcatgtacaaattgtttaaaattataatttacgaTAGATAAAGATATACTATTAGATATACTTGACTAATGGTAATTGAATTTCACAAATTAGATGAAAAACTATATTAAAAAGGTAAAAcctaaaaattaatatgttagCAAATTGATACATTTATctgaaaaaaagttaaaaaaatcacaggtaaaaaatttacttttacGTCCTCTGGTATTATTTCTTCTTTGTAATATGGTGAGAAGATTCACGTTATAGGCTCAttgaaaaatcagaaaaatattttgttttatatggaacctatcattaaaaaaagggcaaaaattagaaaagttctttttattagaaattattcaaaaatttttaaaagctcaaagaattaaaaatattgaaccgaattaaaattttaaaaaattgtacTTTACTTAACTTTTTctgtaattaatattaatttatgagaaaattaagaaattaattttctattagGGTCTTATCATGaaagtttttaaaaagattaaaattcctttttattaaacattattaaaaaatttaaaaaatggaaaatattttttaaattaaagtataaaatattttgtaactAATAATACcttatgagaaaataaaaaattattttatcataaaattattttaaaaaaggtctgttttgatttttttaagagCTCTAAAACatgtaaatatttattcaatttaataatttaaaagaatcGTGCCTGATTAAATATTTCCATAAATAACAAAATCTGTTAAAAGAATTTCGCatttgttaaatttttttaaaaattatagaaaatactcaaaaaatcgagaaaatttcattcagcGATTCGAATATTATGAGGTCATCAGCCTTTGCCCATCATAACTCTacttttatatagatatatattcgATATATTTCCTGAATATCGCCATATTCATGCACCGGGATGAATAGGATTGTTTCTTACGTAGCATTGTCTCCGGGGTTTCGAATCGCAGGACATTTTCGGTTGTGTCTTCGATGGCCTTAACTAGTCTCGGAAGGAGGTCCGAGAAGCCTTTTGTTGGCAGATGGGGCAATGTCACGCCTTCATTGAAGAGCTCAGCAATGGCCGTGAAGTAAGGGAAGGGGATGTCAGTATCGATTATCGCCGACTCTAGGGAAGGCACCAAGGCGTGCAAGACGGAGTAGACCGTCTTGGTGGAGAATGTCAGGTTCTTCACCTCCGAGAATGCCTCGTCTCTCGGTACATAAATGGTGAGGCTCCTCAACTCCGATTTCGGGTCTACATAAACACATAATAAAAATGTGTCATCTTCCAGCAGATTCTCATTCTATTTTGGGGATTGAGCGATAATCGTTCAATTATAAACTCTACTCTCGTTCTCCACCCCACTGGTTGGCAAGGATGGACGGTCGTCATCCTAAACTTTTCAAACTTAAAGTTTAACTTTTTATAAAGTTATTGCTATTCATCCCTCctaagttaaaaaattttacttcCTATTTGCCTTTTAAGGACCCCGCCCTCCATCTGATTAATCCTCCGTGATTGGCCATCAAAACTAAGCTGATCACTAGCTTGGAACATAAAAATGATAGTTATAATAAAGCTTTGATGCCAAATATGGTTTCATTTTCAATGGCAAAGAGACGAACCTACAGACTAAGTAGAGTTTCCTTGATGTGGAGGAATTCTTGggtgattttatattttatcacGTGACGTGGAGAAATATTAagtaaattgaaataaataaataactggATTTATAAACATATGGCCAAATATATGGAaatgaatttatataaatgaGAGAAtaatcttattatttttttcttatcacGAGAAagaatcttttaaaaatttcctcCCCCAAGTGGCCCTCGAACTATGATGATCCTACGCAGTAAGATTTTTCTCTCTATTCAATGGTCCCTCACTTTGTTGtgagagaaaaaaacaaacaagaaTGGGGAAGGAGaaattccttttttgtttttttttttatattcggGGTGTTCACTGTTTTTATTTTGAGGTTATCATATTCTTTTTGTCATATTACTTTCTACTTTACCCTCCCGGAGTTCATTCTGAGTTCATTCTTAAGCGAAACTCCATTTCAAATATTGTGTCCGATTCCTTAccatttacttattttgtaatttcatttttttcatatgaaaGATAATCACCTCATCATAATAGAAGTTAAAGAGGGAATTTATGCTCGTGGTATCTTTTATATGGAAATCAAGGGACAGGGGGCCATTCCTTGACGCGTAGTGATGAGAATTTGACTATGAGAGAAATTGAGCAAAGGGAATTTgctttttcaaattctatcAATATTTCACTCCTACAATTAATTACACGGTTACCTGTTTTGCACCGTGGTCGTCCGGTTCTGCAACGTCGAGGGTAAGGGAAATTTTTACCGCCGAGCACAGGTCGTTTCTTGTCTGGGCTGCTGTCGGGGTCCCCAACGTCGTTGTACACATCGTAGTCGTATATCCTCTCGTATGTCTTCCTCTCCCCTTGCCCGTTCCCTCTCAGCGCCTTCAGCTCGTCCTCCCTCAGCCTCTTCAGCCCGTCTGGCGTGCCCGATGGCAAGTATGACTGCATATATAATTCCATATCATCAAGAGAATTAGAAACCATGTCACCGACGCATCCCCCTAATATCATAATCATCGAGGCGGCGCGTGTGACCTAATTAGATAAACTCTCGATAGTTCAACTCTATGTGTGGGGTGGTGCCGTTTCTTCTTTCGTTGGAACGACAAGAAGTGGTACCGCATTCTAATCTATTAGTGTATATTTATGTGCACTGtcggttatatatatatgtgtgtgtgtgtgaacATTCAAaggaatgaatttttttataatggaTGTTTACAaacttaatataataaaataaaaatcttaattaattaataaagacaCAAGTAGTCTTATAATGAGTAtgattttgaaacattttagtTATCATGCAAAAATGTACACCACATTACGCCCTCTTTGATAATGAACTAGTTTATCATGTGTATCTCTTAATTAGAacatttaatttgtttaatttctACAAGATACTGTTTATATAATATCTCCAAAGtcaatataatttatcaaatatgtGCGTACACAAAATAGCGGGGCCAACCTTGTTAATGAAGAAGACCCTTTTCCTGGGGTTGTCAAACTTGGAGCACACCCAAGACGAGCAACTTATGGTAACAGGGCCACCGGGGAGCCCGTCGAGGACTATGTCTCGCAGGAACATCTCCTTGTGGTGCTCGTTCTCCACAAGGACCGCTCCCACTTCTCCGAACTCATCCCCGACCTTGAACTCGCACTCGTACTTTACCTCATTGTCCTTTTGCTCCGTCTTGTGCGCAAAGCTCTTGATCGTCGGTTTCTCCTGTCCCCTTGCTTCAACGTACAAAAAGAAGAGCAAATTAGATAGATATATGCCCGATGATCATCGAGACCGGTGCCTTTCATAGTTACATATCCAACTTATGCATATATGGATGCCATTTCACTACGTATAGTGTAATTTTTACATAAGTATAATAAAGGGGAatattttaatgaataataaattccttaataattatttagaaaataatttgcataatttttccatattctttttttttctgggtgAATTAGTGGACCTTAGCTCTTGACCTTTCCGTAcataatacacacacacacacacacacacacatatatatatattgtgcatATTCATCCAATTCCAACACTGCAtcttttacatcaatttggtcattttgCAGAAGTTAGTAAAGGACCTTACTTAGAGCTGCTAAGATGAGTGATATATTTGCTCAACATCTTTCATTTagttaattacttttttcacatacttttatttttctttatttatagtTTACAACATATTTTAATGCACTACAATGAttagaataataatttaacaattaACTATCATTTGCATTCATTTaacatttaaaaattatttaatttcttcggAAAAAAATAACATGTTCCTCAAACTTAAGTTGAGATACTGACGGTGGAGATCTAACATTACAATTATGTATTATTATGTAAGCCGTGCAACAAGAAGATCACATTTTCTCTCTtaatatcattattattacatttcattctctttcattattttcatttcGTTCCATTCCTTTATACTAAATATAATCTAATATAGTTTTAGAGTAAATAAATTGGTAAATTAAATTTCTCTAAACAAACTTAATGTACGAACCAAAACAAGTTCAATAATAAACTGCAACATGATTAATTCAATATTcacataaaaatatttcttaataataatttaatgaatttttcataaatgcaactaaataaaattacatattttattCATAGATTTACCTACAGAATGCATGGGTATTCACCTACTTTTTACGGTACAGAAAGGTACATATGTATAATACCATGTTGATGGAAAATATAAACCCAAAAATGGAGATGAAGGTTTACGTTATACTCAAATTTCAGCATTTTTGACGATTTTGATAATCTctatctttatatattttcatggGTACCGTAAAAATGTATTAATGTTGTATTTACCGAGGTCAAGCTCTGAGCTAACAAATTCAAGGAGGAGGGTTTTCCCCATCAAATCCGCAATATCATCGAGCCCTCGGTTTATCCCGAGCTCGTATAGCGCGCCTGCCGTCGGTGGTGTCACGGTGACCACTGCTTTGACAGTGGATGTCGTCGTTGTATTATTAGTAGCGCTAGCAATGGCTCTGATGTTCCCGGGAACAAACCCTAGTCGAGCTGCAGCCTTACATGATTTTCGGGCAGTCATCAGGCAGTGCTGGTGACGCGGCAGAATGACACGGCCATTGAGGCCATGGATGAACTGCTTGGTGAGGACGGCAGGGGCGACTAGGGTTTGGGGGGAAGCCTGTGGTGAGTGAACTTGTGCCTTCaacatcttttttctttttttttggcaggGAGATTCAATCAATCTGCAAGGAAGATGTACTGACTAGACTATAGATTATTGTGGAGGTAACGTGGTGCTTTGAAGTGGTGAGGCAAATCtgtcctttatatatatagagggagCTGGAAGATGGCAATTATATGCGTGGGAGAAAAATTAATCCAATAATGTGTCAAGCTAGAGCCTGTCAATTATATATAGGGCACGTTTCTAAATCTGCGTGCCCGTGAGAATTAACTCTAGGACTGAAGTTTTGACACAGGAATGTCTATCGAGAGACATGTATGTAAAGCTTGAATTTAGCAGCACCTCACGTACGATGAAGAAACTGCATATGTGCGTATCGCAGAATGATACTAATAAGGTTTCTTCAGTCATCTTGACCCGTCGATGAGAATGGTCATTAACTTGTTAATACGAAGAGGAGATCGGACAAAGGAATCTGTCAATCAATCATGTAGAAGATAGATAAGTAGCCGTATATTGCATCATCAAGTGAATGGGTACCTATGATATCATGGACCCATATAATAATTGAGCTTTCAATTGGATTTTGATTAAATTATTCTTAGTATATGCATGTTGCATGTAGGGTGCCCATGCTCACTGATGGCTCGACGTGATGGGAAGGTTCAATTTCTTGTCTACATACGTACCGGGAGTCCTATCTAAATTTTTGGCCATATATGGAAGATCTATTAatcaatttttcctttatttatttatttatacttgAAATGGGGGTTGAAACTGATCGATTATTGCTCATATCGATCAAGCTAGGGTTTTCTAGAAGTAGATCCAATTACCTCATTGATATGGGTCCATGCTTGGCCTGTCGATCGAGCTGGTTCAGTTTTCTCGCtgatcttaattaattaagagcAGGCTTGGTTATGGGTTCCCATATCATGCTGGTCCTTAAATACTAGTTTTTGGCCCTACAGATTGAAATGCCTTTGTCATCATTTGAATATCCTCTCGATACTCTgttctaaattaattatacatatatgtatgtatatgcatatttCCACCTCTCTTCAAGATTAATTTCACCATTCTCGACCCGATCTCACCCAAAAATCAAGAAGTCAAGCCGCGAACTGCACTTTGCGGACGTACAAGACCTTCCTGAGTTTACAATATGGTGACTTCCTGTATCAACCACATAATTAATAAGATGTGTGTATCTCGGATCATCATAATGAATAAGAGATATAATAATAGGCAAATATCCAAACCAAAAAATTAATGCGTagatttatgtaatttttttcttattaattgaTTTACTTATTTTGCAGTAAAGGCaaaatttattcattaaaaattttcttaaataaaaatagctttcataaattgtttttttttgaagCACTTAAAATATTCACATAATATtacttgaaaatattaaattaagttaCAATTTTCTGTAAAAAATTAACTGATTACAACATATAATTCATATGATATTTCTTTCATAAAAATTACACAGAAATGCTATTGTCAAAAATAgtcaatttatatatttaactcatttattaatataaaattttaatttaatttatattttattatattatatatctttatCTTTATCTTTATATAAACTAAAACTGTTGTTTTGTGCTGTTAAACTACAGGAGGACACCTGTCCTATTTTTTCGTTTTCATTGTAGccttttgttttcttccttttcgaGTTTATCCAcaattttgattatttttcgattttatcctttttatttcttcttacatctttcaaaaaaatttcaaaaataacatGTCTTAATTATCTATACATTTATCACTAAAACATCTCACATCCTATAAAAATGGAGTAAAGTAACATTTTGATACTCATGtgcttttaattttctcaaaaatgaTATCACGCCCAACTTTTATCTCTATaaatttgtgaaaaaaataacgaTGAAGTAAATGTCACGTCGTGCGGTGCTTTGTACTAGTATAATGTAtattatgataataattattatagaaTAAGTAATGATAGCGCTCCTtgtcttattattatttttggtgGGACTCCATTTCGGGAGACATttcaagtttttctttttattggcgaaaattatattatcatttCAATATcactattataatttttctcatcgcaattatttaattagcTTTTCGGCAGTTACTCAATTAGTATTTGACAACATCTTGTGAAGCCATCacatctatattatatatatgtgtgtgtgtggaatGGAACAACACGATATTGtcatgtttgtttgttttaataaTAGCTCCGGATTAGAGGTGCAATAAAATTTTGTACATATTTGAGCTCCGAGTAATGAGAAAGATACACcacttttcaaaaaaaaaaaagtatcttTGAGCCATtcatcaggaaaaaaaaattgttgagccagtaaaggggaaaaaataaagaagaagaagaataaggaGGAGTAGTTAAAAAATAAGGTTGGGTTGGGTATTATAAGAAATGGAGATAAGATTGGATCAGTTACAACACATCTATATAATGCCAATACGATAGAGTGGGAATAAACGTAGTTTCGCCAAATGTTACTTTTGGCTTTACCGGATTATACCATGTGCGTATCGCTTTTGTCTTCTGTAAATCCCGTCACTTGGTATCTTCTCAACCCGCTTTAATGCCAACAAATTAATCTCCATGTGGCATATTCTCTACCCTATTTAATGCAAGAAATTGATGGATTTCAAAAGTTGTACGATACaggaataaatataattttttaaattcaattcattcaaattatttccatttttcaaTATTCAATTTAACGAGTAAATTGATATTGACTAGaatattgtaaaaaaattatcactAACATCAAATAAACtcaaagataaaataatataatacaaataaattgattgaagaatttgtataatttaggaataaatataattttttcacgtttagttaattaattttttttcaattttcaatgcGACAAATGCTTCATTATATTCTTCAAATCGTAATTGTAATATTTAAAGGTTATTACAAGTATTATGTTAATATTAAATCcacttagaaattaaaatgatgCTGAAGAATTTATCTatttaagggtaaattacactggtggttcaaaaagttttaataatatatcaagttggtccaaaaagttttttttgttacttgatggtacaaaatgtttcaaaagtgtaacataatagtacaaaccgtcatcttgCCACTGAcgccgtcatctcgccattgacattggtggacgtttaaattaattaaagaaacattttgtacattATGTTACATCTGTAAAACATTTTAGACCATTAAGTGACAActtcaaaagagtttgaaccatcatgtaacgttccaCCAACTCCTAAAAACATATCAGAGCCACGTGTCGGCCACGTTTCGGCCACGTTAGCTtcgcttgacggcgtcaatggtgagataacggtttgtactatcatgttacaattttgaaacattttttaCCATCAAGTatcaaaaaaaactttttggaccaacctgatacattattaaaactttttggaccaccagtgtaatttaccttttatttaaaagttcataaaatgaatgaaatattCCCTACCCTCTTTAATGCATCAAATTAAATGcacttaaaatagaaaaaataatacaagtaaattaatctaataattttaaattccaCAAGCTTAAATATATTCTTgaaatcaaattcaatttttcactttaaaaaattcaagtattttttaaaaatttcctcACAAGTTATTTTACTTACAATATTGAAATCGTAAGGaccttagaaaaaaataatacaagttAGTTAATCTAAGAATTCATACAATTTATAAAGAAATatatcttttcaaattcaattaattaaaattattttcttttttatttttcaattctacAAATGCTTAATTATATTCTTGAAATCGTAATTGGATTATTTAGGAAATTGATTGAAGAATCCGTATAATTTACGAATAAATATAATCTTGTcacattcaattaattaaattattttattttccaattttcaatGCTATAAATGCTTcattatattgttaaaatcGTAATTGTAATATTTAAAGGCTATTACAAGTATTATGTTAATATTAGATccaattacaaattaaaagttcataaaatgaatggaataaatttatattctattctattaaatttacttaaagTTGAAATATTTGAATTCTATGAGTAATTTGTTTTTACATAAAAgatataaatcaaaatatcttctacaattttgatattgaaaattaagaatCTTCTCTACCCTCATTAGTGCGTCATTTAAATGcacttaaaatagaaaaaataaaacaactgAATTAATCTAATGATTTTTAATTCTACAAGCTTAAATATATTCTCgaaatcaaattcaattttcagTTTAAAAAAACAACGAAATATTTCTCAAAAATTTCCACACAAGTAATTTTACTTACATTATTGAAATCTTACGGAccttagaaaaaataatacaagtaAGTTAATCTAATAATGCATAcaatttagaaagaaaaatatatcttttcaaattcaattaattaaaattattttctgttTTTCCAATTCTACCCATGCTTAATTATATTCTTGAAATCTAATTGGATTATTTAGTATGAAAAGAATGTTGAAatactttttgaaaatttttcacaCAAGTAATCActtacaaaatttaaattgttaGGAGTTTTGGAATAAACAATAACTATTACAAATTTTGTGTTAATATTAATTACacttacaaataaaaaatgatgccaaaaaaatttatttctttagaAGTCATACAAACGAATGAAACAAATTTagtttctatttttattaaatttacttaaagTTAAAACATTTGAATTCTATGAGTGATTTACATTTTTGTGTGCTATGAGGGACTTATTTTTATACAAAAGATATATAGCCATATTCTACTATATtgatattgaaaattcagattcttttttgaaaactaAAAAGTTTAATTATCACCTTGattttattcaaaataatGTTATTCATGCTTTTACTAATCTCATttataaaatacataaattaatgctttttaaataaagggaaaattacacaaaaaacctaaattttgtaaaagttctcaattttgttctaaactttgttttgtaacaaaaaaatcacatgttttgaGAATCGTCTCAGATTTGACGTTTTGTTACCATTCTGTTAAGTTTGCCGTCTATTTGCCTACGTGGACTTCACGGGACCCACAAAGTTTACACATCATCTgataaatcatattttttttcattacatactaaagttatgatgaaattgagacttttttgaaattttgaattttttatttaacatatCTTATTcgtttattaatttatgtctgAAGTTAACAGTTCATGtatgcaaaattgacggaatttataacggaaatcatttttgagacaatttagaaaacttatggtttgttttgttacaaaacaaaatttaggacaaaattgagatgttttacaaaatttaggtttttttgtgtaatttgcccttaaataaatattatagttTATGATGTATATAAGataaatttctaatttctaATTTCTAATCATAGTTATTTTGACAATTATCAAAGAATTAGTTCTATAaatataaactaattaatatttttaaagactctttacaataaaaatgtataaatttatACTACGAAGAACTAATCTCGCACAACGCACGAGTGAAATGACTAGTTTAATTTAATCCGAAAACAAAGTTATCTCTAGAGACCTAATATTaataagggtaaattacaaaaaaaaaattcaagttttgtaaaaagtttcaattttgtcctaaattttattttgtaacagaaaaaatcataaattttctaaaatatcttaaaaatgacatccgttataaattccgtcaatttttgcctacgcatgacctacgtggactgttaaagggacccatcATCAGAAGCAAAAATTGACAGAATTTATAACGGAGGtaatttttgagacattttagaaaacttacggttttttctgttacaaaacaaaatttatgacaaaacagagattttttacaaaacttgggtttttttttgtaattttccctATTAATAATGATGAAAAACGTGTAATTTTGGATTGTTTTTCtatcataattaataatagtaatacAACTTTTCTGTACGCTGTATTTTGTCATATGGCAGGTAAAATACTTAACAGCAGTGCCCAGGGATGTAGCTGTTGATGAAGGTTCTGAATGAGTATCAATTAATCCGGggagaaaattgaaattttatatgattGGGGGGatgttctattttttttaataaaaagataataacTTCCATTTAAAAAACACCTACAAGGTTCAAACACATGTACAAAAGGTTAAAAAAACCATATGTACAGAAAAAGCAAACTCAGAAGATAGTTGAATGATCATTTACATCAAAGAATAGATCAAAGAAGGTGTAGCGTTGTAACGCACGCCTTCGCCTGGTGATCAAGAGGTCTCAAGTTCGATGCTCATGTGAGGTAGACTTATGAGTCTCCTATGTAATCTAAAATAATGGGCTATCATCCCCTAATCGGTTCGCTTTTACTCAAAAACTAAACATGTTAATCAATCTAtctaagaaagtatctatagaATTCTCCATATCTTCAAAAGCTTGGTAATTCCTTCCCTTTCACATAAGTCAAAAAAGAGATAGAGGGATCATCTTGatgacttttttttccatatctTGATGACTTTTCTTATAATAGAAGTGCAGCAGAATTTCTataagttgattttttttggaattcggtcctataagttttaatttgaatttttcggTCTTATATGTTTGCTTTGAAGCACATTTTTAGTCCTATATGTTAACAATC of the Punica granatum isolate Tunisia-2019 chromosome 6, ASM765513v2, whole genome shotgun sequence genome contains:
- the LOC116210072 gene encoding linoleate 13S-lipoxygenase 2-1, chloroplastic-like, producing MLKAQVHSPQASPQTLVAPAVLTKQFIHGLNGRVILPRHQHCLMTARKSCKAAARLGFVPGNIRAIASATNNTTTTSTVKAVVTVTPPTAGALYELGINRGLDDIADLMGKTLLLEFVSSELDLARGQEKPTIKSFAHKTEQKDNEVKYECEFKVGDEFGEVGAVLVENEHHKEMFLRDIVLDGLPGGPVTISCSSWVCSKFDNPRKRVFFINKSYLPSGTPDGLKRLREDELKALRGNGQGERKTYERIYDYDVYNDVGDPDSSPDKKRPVLGGKNFPYPRRCRTGRPRCKTDPKSELRSLTIYVPRDEAFSEVKNLTFSTKTVYSVLHALVPSLESAIIDTDIPFPYFTAIAELFNEGVTLPHLPTKGFSDLLPRLVKAIEDTTENVLRFETPETMLRDSFFWFRDDEFGRQTLAGINPYTIQLVTEWPMKSKLDPSVYGPPDSAISTEIVEREIKGFMTVDEAIKQKKLFVLDYHDLLLPYVSKVRQLEGTTLYGSRTLFFLTPDGTLRPVAIELTRPPMDGKPQWKEVFTPTSDATGCWLWRLAKAHVLAHDSGVHQVVSHWLRTHCCTEPYIIAANRQLSVLHPIYKLLHPHFRYTMEINALARGYLINADGIIESCFSPGKYSIELSSVAYDQLWQFDLQALPNDLINRGLAVEDPSAPHGLKLAIEDYPFANDGLLIWDSLKEWVTDYVNHYYQDSSLVQSDQELQAWWAEVRKIGHGDKRDAAGWPELNTTDDLIQIVTTIMWVTSGHHAAVNFGQYHYGGYFPNRPTIARTKIPLEDPTEPELKEFMSKPEASLLKCFPSQMQATKVMAILDVLSNHSPDEEYLGENAEPAWKEDPIINAAFERFNGRLKEIEGIIDARNQDMKLKNRNGAGVMPYELLKPFSKSGVTGQGVPYSISI